Within Acidobacteriota bacterium, the genomic segment ATGCGTCCCGTGAAGCCGGTGAAGGAAGCCTACCGGCTGCCGGATCCAGTGCGCCGCTGAGCGGCTCCCCGCCGAGGACCTCATGGAACTGCTGCGCGCCCTCGGCGCCCTCGCCGAGCCGCCGGAGCCGGGTCACGCCGCCGTGGCGGAAGCCCTGGGCCTCGGCCCGCTCCCCGACGCCCACGAGCACGCCGACCTCTTCACCTTCCAGCTCTACCCCTATGCCTCGGTCTACCTCGGCGCCGAAGGCATGCTCGGCGGCGAGGCCCGGGACCGCATCGCCGGCTTCTGGCGGGCCCTCGGCCAAACGCCGCCGCCGGAACCGGATCACCTCACCACCCTGCTGTCGATGCAGGCCGGCCTCGGCGAGCTCGCGCCCTCAGACGAGCAAGAAGAGGATCCCCGCCAACTGCACGCCCGCGCCGCCCACCTGGGAGAGCATCTCCTCAGCTGGCTGCCACCCTATCTGCTGCGCGTCGAAGAAGTCGCCAGCCCCTTCTACCAAGGCTGGGCGCACCTCCTCGCCGCCGTCTTGGCTGAAGAAGCCCAGCATCTGGGAGGCCTCGCCCACCTCCCCTCGACCCTGCACCTGCCCTCCGCGCCCTCCTTCCGGAATCCCCGCACCACCGGCGGCGACACCCTGCTGAAGGACCTTCTCTCCCCGGCCCGCAGCGGCCTGATCCTCACCCGCGACGATCTCGCTCGCGCCGCCGACGAACTGAACCTCGCCCTCCGCCGCGCCGAACGCCGCTACACCCTCGAAGCCCTCGTGGGCCAAGACCCCGCCGCCATCCTCGCCTGGCTCGCAGAAGAATCCCGCCGCCAGGCCCACAGCATGGCTTCCCCCGCCGAAGACTCCCTGGCCGCCCACTTCCCCACCGGTCCCCTCGGAGACTTCTGGTTCTCCCGCGCCCTCACCACCGCCGAGCTCCTCGACGAGCTGGCGGAAGAAGCCCGGCAGAGCTGAGCAAACGCCTGAATCCAGGAGCCTCCCGCAGGGGGGACCCAATTGTTGGTGGGCTCACTTCCGCCTCTCTCCAACAGGGGGGACCCAATTGTTGACGGGCCGAACTGACAGCCCAATGCAGTTGACGAAGCCCTGGAATCTGGCAGTCGCCCAGAAGGGCGCCCGGAAGGGGGACCCAATTGTTGATGGCCCAATTGTTGATGGCTCGGGACGCCAGCCGGTCACCCCCGCCGTCCTTCCGCCAAAGTGTTATCATTCAGTAGCCATCTGCCATCATGATGGAGGCAAGTCCATGATTCGAACTCAGATCCAGCTGACCGAGGAACAGGCCCGGGAGCTCAAGAGACTGGCGGCGACGGAGCAACGATCCATGGCGGAGATGATCCGCCAGAGTGTCGACGCCTTTCTGCGGACCAGTGCCGCCCGAGGGACTTCTGATCGGCGTCATCGCGCTCTGGCCGCCATCGGCAGGTTCCGATCCGATGTCGACGATCTTGCGAGGGAGCACGACCGATATCTGAGTGAGGCCTTCGAGGAGTGACGACTTTCATCGATACCTCGGGGCTCCTCGCGATGCTCAACGCCAGCGATCAATTCCACCCGCGGGCAGCTGCGGCCTGGCGCCGACTGATCGAGGCCGAGGAGGATCTCGTCACCACGAGCTATGTGTTGGTCGAAACCTTCGCTCTAGTCCAAAGCCGCTTAGGGCTGGAAGCCGTCCAGTTGCTCGATCGGGACATCGTCCCACTGCTCGAGGTGGCTTGGGTCGATGAAGCCATCCACCGTACGGGCGTATCGACGCTTCTCACCGCCGCCCGCCGCCGTTTGAGCCTGGTGGATTGCGTCAGCTTCGAAACCATGCGCCGCAGAGGGCTGGACCGAGCCTTCACCTTCGATCACCACTTCGAAGAGCAGGGTTTCGCGGTCGTTCCAGATCAGATGCCTTCACCCTAGCCACCGCCGGAAGATCAAGGATGCCGGGGGCGGGACCCAATTGTTGACGCTCTCTCTCCAACAGGGGGGACCCAAATGTTGACGCCGCCTCAGCCCTTGGGCCAGGTCAGCTTCCAGAGATCATTGAGGAACGCAGCAGGGCCGCCGTCGGCGGTGGCGCCGCTGTGGATGTAGAGCTCGTAGGCGGTGGCGGTTTCGCGCACG encodes:
- a CDS encoding molecular chaperone TorD family protein, which produces MELLRALGALAEPPEPGHAAVAEALGLGPLPDAHEHADLFTFQLYPYASVYLGAEGMLGGEARDRIAGFWRALGQTPPPEPDHLTTLLSMQAGLGELAPSDEQEEDPRQLHARAAHLGEHLLSWLPPYLLRVEEVASPFYQGWAHLLAAVLAEEAQHLGGLAHLPSTLHLPSAPSFRNPRTTGGDTLLKDLLSPARSGLILTRDDLARAADELNLALRRAERRYTLEALVGQDPAAILAWLAEESRRQAHSMASPAEDSLAAHFPTGPLGDFWFSRALTTAELLDELAEEARQS
- a CDS encoding ribbon-helix-helix protein, CopG family, with translation MIRTQIQLTEEQARELKRLAATEQRSMAEMIRQSVDAFLRTSAARGTSDRRHRALAAIGRFRSDVDDLAREHDRYLSEAFEE
- a CDS encoding PIN domain-containing protein gives rise to the protein MTTFIDTSGLLAMLNASDQFHPRAAAAWRRLIEAEEDLVTTSYVLVETFALVQSRLGLEAVQLLDRDIVPLLEVAWVDEAIHRTGVSTLLTAARRRLSLVDCVSFETMRRRGLDRAFTFDHHFEEQGFAVVPDQMPSP